Proteins encoded in a region of the Mycobacterium branderi genome:
- a CDS encoding HIT family protein, protein MATVFTKIINGEIPGRFVYEDDEIVAFLTIEPMTQGHTLVVPRAEIDNWQDVDQETFGRVMAVAQLIGKAVCRAFNTKRSGVIIAGLEVPHLHVHVFPTRSLSDFGFANVDRNPSPASLDEAQAKIKAALAELT, encoded by the coding sequence ATGGCCACTGTCTTCACCAAGATCATCAACGGCGAAATCCCCGGGCGGTTCGTGTACGAGGACGACGAGATCGTCGCGTTTTTGACCATCGAGCCGATGACTCAGGGCCACACGCTGGTGGTGCCGCGCGCCGAGATCGACAACTGGCAAGACGTCGACCAGGAAACGTTCGGCCGGGTCATGGCGGTGGCGCAGCTGATCGGCAAGGCGGTGTGCCGGGCCTTCAACACCAAGCGGTCCGGCGTCATCATCGCCGGGCTGGAGGTGCCGCACCTGCACGTGCACGTCTTCCCCACCCGCAGCCTCAGTGACTTCGGCTTCGCCAACGTCGACCGCAACCCGTCGCCGGCGTCGCTCGACGAGGCGCAGGCCAAGATCAAGGCGGCGCTCGCCGAGCTGACCTGA
- a CDS encoding SDR family oxidoreductase, with protein MPRFEPHPARRPAIVAGASSGIGAATAVELAGRGFPVALGARRVEKCQELVDKIKADGGEAVALHLDITEPESVKSFVHQATEQLGDIELLITGAGDTFFGRLHEISTDVFESQVQIHLIGANRLATAVLPGMLERQRGDLIFVGSDVALRQRPHMGAYGAAKAALTAMVTNLQMELEGTGVRASIVHPGPTKTGMGWSLPPESIGPMLEDWAKWGQARHDYFLRASDLARAIAFVAETPRGGFITSMEIQPEAPLANAPAERKQLKYPEES; from the coding sequence ATGCCTCGCTTCGAACCACATCCGGCCCGTCGTCCCGCGATCGTCGCCGGGGCGTCGTCGGGCATCGGCGCCGCAACCGCGGTCGAACTCGCCGGTCGCGGCTTCCCGGTCGCCCTCGGTGCGCGCCGCGTCGAGAAATGCCAAGAGTTGGTCGACAAGATCAAAGCCGACGGCGGCGAAGCCGTCGCGCTGCACCTCGACATCACCGAACCCGAGTCGGTCAAATCATTTGTGCACCAAGCGACCGAGCAACTCGGCGACATCGAACTGCTGATCACCGGCGCCGGCGACACGTTCTTCGGTCGCCTGCACGAAATCAGCACCGACGTCTTCGAATCCCAGGTGCAGATCCATCTCATCGGCGCCAACCGGTTGGCCACCGCGGTGCTGCCCGGAATGCTGGAACGCCAACGCGGCGACCTGATCTTCGTCGGGTCCGACGTCGCGCTGCGCCAGCGCCCGCACATGGGCGCCTACGGCGCGGCCAAGGCGGCGCTGACGGCGATGGTCACCAATCTGCAAATGGAACTCGAGGGCACCGGTGTGCGGGCTTCGATCGTGCACCCGGGCCCGACCAAGACCGGCATGGGCTGGAGCCTGCCGCCGGAGTCCATCGGCCCGATGCTCGAAGACTGGGCTAAGTGGGGGCAGGCCCGCCACGACTACTTCCTGCGCGCGTCCGACCTCGCCCGGGCAATCGCCTTCGTCGCCGAGACCCCGCGCGGCGGGTTCATCACGTCGATGGAGATCCAACCCGAGGCACCGCTGGCCAACGCGCCCGCCGAACGCAAGCAACTGAAGTATCCGGAGGAATCGTGA
- a CDS encoding ferredoxin: protein MGYKVKADLDLCQGHAMCELEAPDYFRVPKRGQVEILDDEPPEEARKEIEQAVWACPTQALSIEEKED from the coding sequence ATGGGTTACAAGGTGAAAGCGGACCTGGATCTGTGCCAGGGGCACGCGATGTGCGAGCTGGAGGCGCCCGACTACTTCCGCGTGCCTAAACGCGGCCAGGTCGAAATCCTCGACGACGAGCCGCCCGAAGAGGCCCGCAAAGAAATCGAGCAAGCCGTGTGGGCCTGTCCCACCCAGGCTCTGTCCATCGAAGAGAAAGAAGACTGA
- a CDS encoding sensor histidine kinase yields the protein MARHRRVAVPLRVGLVAATLLLVACGLAVSGIAVTSILRHSLINRVDQNLEDASRGWAQAPRSPHPNERPNASRPPTNFYVRSIGRDGRTWTIVNDRNAEPAIPDNNDVGPEPTTVGSVDGSGVQWRAVSVRGPLGRLITVAYDLSDVQHTVRALVWLQVGIGAAVLLVIGIAGYAVVHRSLRPLIEVEQIAAAIAGGELNRRIPERDPRTEVGRLSLALNGMLARLQQAVASSESSAEQARTSEERMRRFITDASHELRTPLTTIRGFAELYRQGAASDVEILMSRIESESRRIGLLVDDLLLLARLDAQRPLEQHRVDLLALASDAVHDAQAIAPGRHIAMDILDGPGTPEVLGDEARLRQVLSNLMANALQHTPESADITVRVGTDGDNAVLEVADRGPGMSQEDAARIFERFYRTDSSRTRASGGTGLGLSIVDSLVHAHGGTVSVTTAPGEGCRFRVSLPRVADVPAHVG from the coding sequence ATGGCTAGACACCGCCGGGTAGCAGTGCCGCTGCGGGTGGGCCTCGTCGCCGCGACGCTGTTGCTGGTGGCGTGCGGGTTGGCGGTGTCGGGGATCGCGGTCACCTCGATCCTGCGACACAGCCTGATCAACCGGGTCGATCAGAACCTGGAAGACGCGTCGCGCGGCTGGGCTCAGGCGCCGCGGTCGCCGCACCCCAATGAGAGGCCCAACGCCTCGCGCCCGCCGACTAACTTCTACGTGCGCAGCATCGGCCGGGATGGACGCACGTGGACCATCGTCAACGATCGCAACGCCGAGCCGGCAATCCCCGACAACAACGACGTGGGCCCCGAGCCCACCACGGTCGGATCGGTCGACGGGTCCGGTGTCCAGTGGCGGGCGGTGTCGGTGCGCGGCCCGCTCGGCCGGCTGATCACCGTCGCCTATGACCTCTCCGACGTGCAGCACACGGTGCGCGCGCTGGTGTGGCTGCAGGTCGGCATCGGCGCGGCGGTGTTGCTGGTGATCGGTATCGCCGGCTATGCGGTGGTGCACCGAAGCCTTCGGCCGCTGATCGAAGTGGAACAAATTGCCGCGGCCATTGCAGGCGGGGAGCTGAATCGCCGCATACCCGAACGCGATCCGCGCACGGAAGTGGGCCGACTTTCGTTGGCGCTCAATGGAATGCTGGCGCGGCTGCAGCAAGCGGTGGCGTCGTCGGAGTCCTCGGCGGAGCAGGCGCGGACGTCGGAGGAGCGGATGCGGCGGTTCATCACCGACGCCAGCCACGAGTTGCGGACACCGCTGACCACAATCCGCGGCTTCGCCGAGCTGTATCGCCAGGGCGCGGCCAGCGACGTGGAGATACTGATGTCGCGGATCGAAAGCGAATCGCGCCGGATAGGCCTGCTGGTCGACGACTTGCTGCTACTGGCCCGCCTCGACGCGCAACGACCTCTGGAGCAGCACCGGGTTGACCTGTTGGCGCTGGCCAGCGACGCGGTGCACGACGCGCAGGCGATCGCCCCCGGACGCCACATCGCGATGGACATCCTCGACGGCCCGGGCACGCCGGAGGTTCTCGGCGACGAGGCCCGGTTGCGTCAGGTGCTGAGCAACCTAATGGCCAATGCGCTGCAGCACACCCCGGAAAGCGCCGACATCACCGTGCGGGTCGGCACCGACGGCGACAACGCCGTGCTGGAGGTCGCCGACCGGGGTCCCGGCATGAGCCAGGAGGATGCGGCCCGCATCTTCGAACGGTTCTACCGCACCGACTCGTCGCGAACGAGGGCCAGCGGCGGAACCGGGCTCGGCCTGTCGATCGTCGACTCGCTGGTGCATGCGCACGGCGGCACCGTGTCGGTGACCACCGCGCCGGGCGAGGGTTGCCGCTTCCGGGTCAGCCTGCCGCGGGTGGCCGACGTGCCCGCGCATGTCGGCTGA
- a CDS encoding NAD(P)/FAD-dependent oxidoreductase produces the protein MAARQERFAHLLQPGRIGAMTVRNRLVMSPMETMYGTPEGLPSQRTCDYFAARAQGGVGLITVGATGVDHRHPETPGGLHLGTDAAVDAHRKLVDAVHEHGAKIQPQIVHAGPDGLGPEMHGVTSLGPSVIPSYLTGRPSAEITTEQLTEVLDLFKAAVRRAAEASYDGIELHAAHGYMLLGSFLAPQRNRRTDNYGGSTRRRLRIVLETLAAIRSEIGDALPITLRISGYERVAGGRPIYETAQVAPELVKAGVDAFHVSGGVIDRLVTQMVNGADDGDALNVGAAAAVKEVVDVPVIAVGRIHDPARAEQILADGRADFIAMGRPLLADAELPRKLQTGQANRIRKCISCENCIDAMEQRFSVDCAVNPRTGKERELTSSHTKRPKKVVVIGGGPAGLEAARVASERGHRVTLFERHGQLGGALLWAAVLHPENEPFLRYLRDEVAQSHAKVVLNHAVSVQDVVSLSPESVIVATGGQVVVPQIPGADLPHVRTGPALRELFAGRRQRLVHPTLMRKATRAWMPVGRRVAVIGGDLVALELAEFLAARGRLVSIFESGKAIAPEVGLKRRTEHMDRLDRLGVTVHVGADVEQITGDAVVFTPASGTTRRLPADTVVVAGTPQPDTTLFDALVTALPDSEVHAAGDCTGLGLIRKATEDGARAACAI, from the coding sequence GTGGCCGCTCGGCAGGAGAGGTTCGCACACCTCCTACAACCCGGGCGCATCGGCGCCATGACTGTGCGCAACCGGCTGGTGATGTCGCCGATGGAAACGATGTACGGCACACCCGAGGGACTGCCGTCGCAGCGCACCTGCGACTACTTCGCCGCCCGCGCCCAGGGTGGAGTCGGGCTGATCACGGTGGGCGCCACCGGCGTTGACCACCGGCACCCCGAAACTCCCGGCGGGCTGCATCTCGGCACCGACGCCGCCGTCGACGCACACCGCAAGCTGGTGGACGCGGTCCATGAGCACGGCGCCAAGATCCAGCCGCAGATCGTGCACGCCGGGCCCGACGGCTTGGGACCGGAGATGCACGGCGTGACGTCGCTGGGCCCGTCGGTGATCCCGTCGTATCTGACCGGGCGGCCGTCGGCGGAGATCACCACCGAGCAGCTCACCGAGGTGCTCGACCTGTTCAAGGCCGCGGTGCGACGGGCCGCCGAGGCCAGCTACGACGGCATCGAGCTGCATGCCGCGCATGGCTACATGTTGCTCGGCTCTTTCCTTGCGCCACAACGTAACCGGCGCACCGACAACTATGGCGGCTCGACGCGCAGGCGCCTGCGGATCGTGCTGGAGACGCTCGCTGCGATCCGCTCCGAGATCGGCGACGCGCTGCCGATCACCCTGCGAATTTCCGGGTACGAGCGAGTGGCGGGCGGCCGCCCGATCTACGAAACCGCCCAGGTCGCACCGGAACTGGTTAAGGCCGGAGTGGACGCCTTCCACGTCAGCGGCGGAGTGATCGACCGACTGGTCACCCAGATGGTCAACGGCGCCGACGACGGCGACGCTCTCAACGTGGGCGCTGCGGCCGCGGTCAAAGAAGTGGTCGACGTGCCGGTGATCGCCGTCGGGCGCATCCACGATCCGGCGCGGGCGGAACAAATCCTGGCCGACGGGCGGGCCGATTTCATCGCGATGGGCCGCCCGCTGCTCGCCGACGCCGAACTGCCACGCAAGCTGCAAACAGGCCAGGCGAACCGCATCCGCAAGTGCATCTCGTGCGAAAACTGCATCGACGCAATGGAACAGCGGTTTTCGGTCGACTGCGCGGTCAACCCGCGCACCGGCAAGGAGCGCGAGCTCACGTCGAGCCACACCAAGCGGCCCAAAAAGGTGGTGGTGATCGGCGGCGGGCCGGCCGGCCTGGAAGCCGCCCGTGTCGCCTCCGAACGCGGGCATCGAGTGACGTTGTTCGAACGGCACGGTCAACTCGGCGGGGCGCTGCTCTGGGCGGCGGTGCTGCACCCGGAGAATGAACCTTTCCTGCGGTATCTGCGCGACGAAGTTGCCCAGAGCCACGCGAAGGTCGTGTTGAATCATGCTGTATCGGTCCAGGATGTCGTGAGCTTGTCGCCGGAGAGCGTCATCGTGGCAACCGGCGGGCAGGTCGTCGTCCCGCAGATTCCCGGTGCCGATCTTCCTCATGTGCGGACCGGGCCGGCGCTGCGCGAGCTGTTCGCCGGGCGCAGGCAGCGGCTGGTTCACCCGACGCTGATGCGTAAAGCGACCCGCGCGTGGATGCCGGTCGGCCGGCGCGTCGCCGTGATCGGCGGCGATCTGGTCGCGCTGGAGCTGGCGGAGTTTCTGGCGGCCCGCGGCCGCTTGGTGTCAATTTTTGAGTCGGGCAAGGCGATTGCCCCGGAAGTGGGCCTCAAGCGCAGAACTGAGCACATGGACCGTCTGGACCGCCTTGGGGTGACAGTTCACGTCGGGGCCGACGTCGAGCAGATCACCGGCGACGCTGTGGTATTCACTCCCGCGAGCGGGACGACGCGCCGCCTGCCGGCCGACACCGTCGTCGTCGCCGGCACGCCGCAACCCGACACCACGTTGTTCGACGCACTGGTAACCGCCTTGCCAGACAGCGAAGTACACGCCGCCGGCGACTGCACCGGGCTGGGACTGATCCGTAAAGCCACCGAAGACGGCGCCCGCGCCGCCTGCGCCATCTAA
- a CDS encoding cytochrome P450 produces the protein MTSQELKEVPRVSGGEEEHGHLEEFRTDPIGLMRRVRDECGDVGWFQLAGKQVVLLSGAQANEFFFRSSDDDLDQAEAYPFMTPIFGKGVVFDASPERRKEMLHNSALRGEHMKSHAVTIEREVRRMIENWGETGEIDLLDFFAELTIYTSTACLIGPKFREQLDHRFAQLYHELERGTDPLCYVDPYLPIESFRRRDEARKGLVALVQEIMNQRIANPPADKSDRDMLDVLVSIKDEDGNARFSADEVTGMFISLMFAGHHTSSGTASWTLIELMRHPDVYAGVIEELAELYADGQSVSFHALRQIPRLENVLKETLRLHPPLIILMRVAKGEFEVCGYPIHEGDFVAASPAISNRIPEDFPDPDNFVPERYEEPRQEDLVNRWTWIPFGAGRHRCVGAAFATMQIKAIFSVLLREYEFEMTQPSESYRNDHSKMVVQLAQPAKVRYRRRS, from the coding sequence GTGACAAGCCAAGAGCTCAAAGAAGTTCCACGCGTCTCCGGCGGGGAGGAGGAACACGGCCACCTCGAGGAGTTCCGCACCGACCCGATCGGGCTGATGCGACGGGTCCGCGACGAATGCGGCGACGTCGGCTGGTTCCAGCTCGCCGGCAAGCAAGTCGTATTGCTGTCCGGCGCGCAAGCCAACGAGTTCTTCTTCCGCTCCAGCGACGACGACCTCGACCAGGCCGAGGCCTACCCGTTCATGACGCCGATCTTCGGCAAGGGTGTGGTGTTCGACGCCAGCCCGGAGCGGCGCAAGGAGATGCTGCACAACTCCGCGCTGCGCGGCGAGCACATGAAAAGCCACGCCGTCACGATCGAACGCGAAGTGCGCCGAATGATCGAGAACTGGGGCGAGACAGGCGAAATCGACCTGCTGGACTTCTTCGCCGAGCTGACCATCTACACCTCGACCGCGTGTCTGATCGGCCCGAAATTCCGCGAGCAGCTCGACCACCGGTTCGCCCAGCTCTACCACGAGCTCGAGCGCGGCACCGACCCGTTGTGCTATGTCGATCCCTACCTGCCGATCGAAAGCTTCCGTCGCCGCGACGAGGCCCGAAAAGGGTTGGTGGCGTTGGTCCAGGAGATCATGAACCAGCGCATCGCCAACCCGCCGGCCGACAAGAGCGACCGCGACATGCTCGACGTGCTGGTGTCGATCAAGGACGAGGACGGCAACGCGCGGTTCTCGGCCGACGAGGTCACCGGCATGTTCATCTCGCTGATGTTCGCCGGCCACCACACCAGCTCCGGCACCGCGTCGTGGACGCTGATCGAGCTGATGCGCCACCCCGACGTCTATGCCGGGGTGATCGAGGAGCTCGCAGAGCTCTACGCCGACGGCCAGTCGGTGAGTTTCCATGCGCTGCGCCAGATTCCGCGGCTGGAGAACGTACTGAAGGAGACGCTGCGGCTGCATCCGCCGCTGATCATCCTGATGCGGGTGGCCAAGGGCGAATTCGAAGTATGCGGTTACCCGATTCACGAAGGCGACTTCGTCGCCGCCTCACCGGCGATTTCCAACCGCATCCCGGAGGACTTCCCCGACCCGGACAACTTCGTGCCGGAGCGCTACGAAGAGCCGCGGCAAGAAGACCTGGTCAACCGGTGGACCTGGATCCCGTTCGGTGCGGGCCGGCACCGCTGCGTGGGAGCGGCGTTCGCCACCATGCAGATCAAGGCGATCTTCTCGGTGTTGTTGCGCGAGTACGAATTCGAGATGACCCAGCCGTCGGAGAGCTACCGCAACGACCATTCCAAGATGGTGGTGCAGCTGGCTCAGCCGGCCAAGGTGCGCTACCGCCGCAGGAGCTGA
- a CDS encoding HepT-like ribonuclease domain-containing protein, whose protein sequence is MTESTEPQRDRTIATLEELIRFTDTAARLVARGKSVYDSDEAVRLAAEAILHKIGEAVARLPDGFVAAHPDVAWRSMKATRTIVARQYDQVDYEIIWNALVRRLPVEADRIRLILENR, encoded by the coding sequence GTGACCGAATCCACTGAGCCGCAACGCGATCGCACGATCGCGACACTCGAGGAACTCATCCGGTTCACGGACACCGCAGCTCGGCTTGTTGCGCGTGGGAAGAGCGTCTACGACTCCGACGAGGCCGTACGGTTGGCTGCCGAGGCTATCTTGCACAAGATCGGTGAGGCGGTTGCCCGCCTGCCTGACGGGTTCGTCGCCGCGCACCCGGATGTGGCCTGGCGAAGCATGAAAGCAACGCGCACTATAGTGGCCCGCCAATACGACCAGGTTGACTACGAAATCATCTGGAATGCGTTGGTGCGCCGGCTACCTGTCGAAGCCGACCGGATCAGGCTGATCCTGGAGAATCGCTAG
- a CDS encoding NDMA-dependent alcohol dehydrogenase, with translation MKTKGALLWEFNQPWSVEEIEIGDPRKDEVKIQMEAAGMCHSDHHLVTGGIPMAGFPVLGGHEGAGIVTEVGPGVEDIAVGDHVVLSFIPSCGKCQTCQAGMRNLCDLGAGLLNGASVTDGSFRIQARGQDVYPMTLLGTFSPYMVVHKSSVVKIDPSVPFEVAALVGCGVTTGYGSATRTADIRPGDDVAIVGIGGVGMAALQGAVNAGARYIFAIDPVEWKRDQALKFGATHVYPDINAALAGIMEITYGLMAKKVIVTVGELHGADVENYMIMTAKGGTCVLTAIGSLIDNQVTLNLAMLTLMQKNLQGTIFGGGNPQYDIPQLLAMYKAGKLNLDDMITRQYKLEQINDGYQDMLDGKNIRGVIRYTDDDR, from the coding sequence GTGAAAACAAAGGGCGCGCTGCTCTGGGAGTTCAACCAGCCGTGGTCGGTCGAGGAGATCGAGATCGGTGACCCGCGCAAGGACGAGGTCAAGATCCAGATGGAAGCTGCCGGGATGTGCCACTCCGACCACCACCTGGTGACCGGCGGCATCCCCATGGCGGGTTTCCCGGTGCTCGGCGGTCACGAGGGCGCGGGCATCGTCACCGAGGTCGGCCCCGGTGTCGAAGACATCGCCGTGGGCGATCACGTCGTGCTGTCGTTCATCCCGTCGTGCGGCAAGTGTCAGACGTGTCAGGCCGGAATGCGCAATCTGTGCGACTTGGGCGCAGGGCTGCTCAACGGCGCGTCGGTGACCGACGGCAGCTTCCGCATTCAGGCTCGCGGCCAAGACGTCTACCCGATGACCCTGCTGGGTACGTTCTCGCCGTACATGGTGGTGCACAAGAGTTCGGTGGTGAAGATCGATCCGTCGGTGCCGTTCGAGGTGGCCGCCCTGGTGGGTTGCGGCGTCACCACCGGTTACGGTTCGGCCACGCGGACCGCCGACATCCGCCCCGGCGACGACGTGGCCATCGTCGGCATCGGCGGTGTCGGCATGGCCGCTCTGCAGGGAGCAGTCAACGCCGGCGCCCGCTACATCTTCGCGATCGACCCGGTGGAGTGGAAGCGTGACCAGGCGCTGAAATTCGGTGCCACGCATGTCTATCCAGACATCAACGCGGCATTGGCGGGCATCATGGAGATCACCTACGGCCTGATGGCCAAGAAGGTGATCGTCACCGTCGGCGAACTGCACGGCGCCGACGTCGAGAACTACATGATCATGACCGCGAAGGGCGGCACCTGCGTGCTGACCGCCATCGGCAGCCTGATCGACAACCAGGTGACACTGAACCTGGCGATGCTGACCCTGATGCAAAAGAACCTGCAGGGCACCATCTTCGGCGGCGGCAACCCGCAGTACGACATCCCGCAGCTGCTGGCGATGTACAAGGCGGGCAAGCTCAACCTCGACGACATGATCACCCGCCAGTACAAGCTGGAGCAGATCAACGACGGGTACCAGGACATGCTGGACGGCAAGAATATTCGCGGCGTCATCCGCTACACCGACGACGACCGCTGA
- a CDS encoding nuclear transport factor 2 family protein gives MSQETVQQSPALAASQASWRCVQAHDREGWLALMADDVVIEDPIGKAVTNPDGTGVRGKDGVAEFYDTNIAANQLTITCEETFPSSSPNEIAHILVLDSKFDNGITSSVRGVFTYRVNDAGLIANMRGYWNLDMMTFGNAE, from the coding sequence ATGTCGCAAGAAACCGTTCAGCAATCCCCCGCGTTGGCCGCGTCGCAGGCGTCGTGGCGATGCGTGCAGGCCCACGATCGGGAGGGCTGGCTGGCGCTGATGGCAGACGACGTCGTGATCGAGGACCCGATCGGCAAGGCCGTCACCAACCCCGATGGCACCGGTGTGCGGGGCAAGGACGGCGTCGCGGAGTTCTACGACACCAACATCGCCGCCAACCAGCTGACCATCACCTGCGAGGAGACGTTTCCGTCCAGCTCCCCCAACGAAATTGCGCATATCCTGGTGCTGGACAGCAAGTTCGACAACGGCATCACCAGCAGTGTGCGCGGCGTGTTCACCTACCGGGTGAACGATGCCGGCCTGATCGCCAATATGCGCGGCTACTGGAACCTCGACATGATGACTTTCGGCAACGCCGAGTGA
- a CDS encoding response regulator transcription factor has product MASATTDGNTPEARILVVDDEDNIVELLSVSLKFQGFEVFTATNGPAALDLAREVKPDAVILDVMMPGMDGFGVLRRLRADGIDAPALFLTARDSLQDKIAGLTLGGDDYVTKPFSLEEVVARLRVILRRAGKGVTEHRNSRLTFADIELDEDTHEVWKAGEPVSLSPTEFTLLRYFVINAGTVLSKPKILDHVWRYDFGGDVNVVESYVSYLRRKIDTGEKRLLHTLRGVGYVLREPR; this is encoded by the coding sequence ATGGCATCGGCAACCACAGACGGAAACACCCCCGAGGCGCGGATCCTCGTCGTCGACGACGAGGACAACATCGTCGAGCTGCTCTCGGTCAGCCTCAAATTCCAGGGCTTCGAGGTCTTCACCGCGACCAACGGTCCGGCCGCCTTGGATCTGGCGCGCGAAGTCAAGCCCGACGCGGTAATTCTCGACGTGATGATGCCGGGAATGGACGGCTTCGGGGTGTTGCGCCGGCTGCGTGCCGACGGCATCGATGCGCCCGCGCTGTTCTTGACCGCCCGGGATTCGCTGCAGGACAAGATCGCCGGGCTGACCCTCGGCGGCGATGACTACGTGACCAAACCGTTCAGCCTCGAAGAGGTGGTCGCACGGCTGCGGGTCATCCTGCGGCGCGCCGGCAAGGGCGTCACCGAGCACCGCAACTCCCGGCTGACGTTCGCCGACATCGAACTCGACGAGGACACCCACGAGGTGTGGAAGGCCGGCGAGCCGGTGTCGCTCTCGCCGACCGAATTCACCTTGCTGCGCTACTTCGTGATCAACGCCGGCACGGTGCTGAGCAAGCCGAAAATCCTCGACCACGTGTGGCGTTACGATTTCGGCGGCGACGTCAACGTCGTCGAGTCCTATGTGTCGTACCTGCGGCGCAAGATCGACACCGGGGAAAAGCGGCTGCTGCACACGCTGCGCGGAGTGGGATACGTGCTGCGAGAGCCGCGATGA
- a CDS encoding XRE family transcriptional regulator, which translates to MNDVRELRLAAGLTQDELAARSGVAQPNIAAYETGQRTPSAAMLTRLRNAAKPRPSVLLAKHRHDILALARRHKASHVRVFGSAARGDDVSGSDIDLVVRFSPDADLFDLADLTAALEDLTGLHVDVVSDRGLRAGSNAITAEARPL; encoded by the coding sequence GTGAACGATGTGCGCGAACTTCGGCTCGCGGCGGGGTTGACCCAGGATGAGTTGGCGGCACGATCCGGTGTCGCGCAACCCAACATCGCGGCATACGAAACTGGGCAGCGCACTCCGTCTGCGGCGATGCTGACGCGCCTGCGTAATGCCGCCAAGCCCCGGCCGTCTGTGCTGCTCGCCAAACACCGCCATGACATCCTTGCTCTGGCCCGGCGGCACAAGGCAAGTCACGTGCGGGTGTTCGGCTCTGCGGCGCGCGGCGACGATGTATCCGGAAGCGACATCGACTTGGTTGTGCGGTTTTCACCCGATGCCGACCTCTTTGATCTCGCCGACCTGACAGCCGCGTTGGAAGATCTAACCGGACTGCACGTCGACGTGGTGTCCGATCGTGGACTTCGTGCGGGGTCAAACGCGATTACCGCCGAGGCGCGGCCCCTGTGA
- a CDS encoding SDR family NAD(P)-dependent oxidoreductase, with amino-acid sequence MTPLLAGRGAVVVGGSRGIGAAVAASLAQHGAGVVVNGRNTEAACKAAAAITADGGRAVAHPGSPADQPVAEALVQRCIDEFGAIDILVNCAGIAEPAGSSILDVTPAQFRELLDAHLGTVFATCRAAAPKMVAQGGGSIVNTSSSAFLGDYGGTGYPAGKGGVNSLTLAIAAELKEHDVRANVVCPGARTRLSTGPDYEAHIKDLHRRGLLDEVSMHGSLDVAPPEYVAPLYAYLASDLAAQVTGEIFVASGGFVGRYPRPAPTMIAYRDHHRSPPWTVEELHDLLRG; translated from the coding sequence GTGACCCCGCTGTTAGCCGGCCGCGGCGCCGTCGTGGTCGGCGGGTCGCGCGGGATCGGCGCGGCAGTGGCTGCGTCACTGGCACAGCACGGCGCGGGCGTGGTGGTCAACGGCCGCAACACCGAGGCGGCGTGCAAAGCCGCCGCAGCCATCACCGCTGACGGTGGCCGCGCGGTGGCGCACCCGGGGTCACCGGCGGACCAACCTGTCGCGGAAGCGTTGGTACAGCGGTGCATTGACGAATTCGGCGCCATCGACATCCTGGTGAACTGTGCGGGCATCGCCGAGCCGGCGGGTTCGTCGATCCTCGACGTCACCCCTGCGCAGTTTCGCGAACTGCTCGACGCGCACCTGGGCACGGTGTTCGCCACCTGCCGGGCGGCCGCGCCGAAGATGGTCGCGCAGGGCGGCGGCAGCATCGTCAACACCAGCTCGTCGGCGTTTCTCGGCGACTACGGCGGCACCGGCTATCCAGCGGGCAAGGGCGGCGTCAACAGTCTGACGCTGGCGATCGCCGCAGAACTCAAGGAACACGACGTGCGGGCCAACGTGGTGTGCCCCGGCGCAAGGACCCGGCTGTCCACCGGGCCGGACTACGAAGCCCACATCAAGGACCTGCACCGGCGGGGCCTGCTGGACGAGGTCAGCATGCACGGATCGCTGGACGTCGCGCCACCGGAATACGTGGCGCCGCTGTACGCCTACCTGGCCAGCGACCTGGCCGCACAGGTGACCGGTGAAATCTTCGTCGCCTCAGGCGGTTTCGTGGGCCGTTACCCGCGGCCAGCGCCAACCATGATTGCGTACCGGGACCACCACCGCTCGCCGCCGTGGACGGTGGAGGAGTTGCACGACTTGCTTCGGGGCTAG